The nucleotide sequence actttgaaattttgaaaatttgtcagattttaatattttgaaaatctgtttgcaccattgaaaagaggaagaaaaacactaccagaaaccacaataaaacgaaaaaaatttttgccgacatatggtatggtatcgctggccgcgtcacatatgatgaaaaaaattaataaaatattgaaaaattgaaaaaaaaaaacattgaaaatatttctaggaatttccaaaaaattgataaataaatctgaacaaagttgaaaaaaaaaacaccataaaaatAGTGTCCAAGTTACCCTCAAACGctcaaaaaattggccaaacaTTTGTACCATCTGCACCCTTGCCATTATTTCCATTTTCCGAACTAAGAAAGTAGAGATGGAGGGGGGAAGACAagagaaaaatacctacaattatgtactttgaaacgaattcaataattttgtacCAGTTGAAgcgaatatttaaaattatttttttgcaagtcgTCAAACACTTATGATGAGAAAACCACTCAAGTTCGATTCCGATTTCAAAGAAAGTTGGATTTTTGTAGTGATCATTTCCAAAATCTCAGCTGTCTGAATctaaaccaatttttcaatttttgatgaatttttgttgattgagaaatcaaaattttccattctcaCACTTAAGTGAAGTGgccagttggaaaattttgaagcaatttttttggtttttgaagaCTTCTTTTCGAAATTTAGCCCTCCTTGAAACAggcgaattttcattttgattcatttttcagccCCCTCCCCTTGAGCTATCCAaaccgatttcaaaaatttgcagcGAATTGGAATAGAAATGAGATTCATTGTGTCGTaggtgaacttgaaaaaaaatacgtttcgCGACTTTTCATACACCTTGTAGGCTTGAATGAAATTCTTCAATCCCATAGAATTACACCGGAAAAAACTTTTAACGCGTACTGTACAATAATTATTGTATAACAATGAACCCGCTTGTTTTTGTTTGTCAAGTACATGTTTTTTCAACCCATTTAATCTCTCTTTCTTCCATCGTATAATAATTTCACCTAcgtcaaatttttataaagattgtctttattttgaaaacaatatataatattttattatcGTACCTACGTAAATTTGCGAACAAATATACTAAACGttgaattttattccaatttcagGTTTTACGTCGGATGCGATCTGTGTAACAATTGGTTCCATGGCGATTGCGTCGGTATTACCGAAGAGATGAGTAAATCGTTATCAGAATTCGTATGTTTGGAATGCGCTCACGCCAGAGAATCGCAAGAATTATATTGTCTTTGCCGGCAACCATACGACGAATCTCAGTACGTAAtctgagctgaaaaaaatgagcaaattttcaCAACCTTGTAGGACTCCGATTGATaacacaaatttttatattatttcagGTTCTACATATGCTGCGACAGATGTCAAGATTGGTTCCATGGTCGTTGTGTGGGTATCCTGCAATCGGAAGCTGATCACATCGACGAGTACATTTGTCCTAATTGTACGAATAATTCGAACGCAAACGTGGCGAACACGAAGAACCTGACGCTGAAGGATTACGAAGCgttgagaaaattaattaaacaaaTACAAGTGAGTCCTCGCACGAATGAAAAACAAACGAGTGGTTGTTTGTTGTTTCTTCGatactcattgaaaaaaaaaatttgttctagtTGCATAAGAGCGCATGGCCTTTCATGGAACCAGTTGATCCGGAAGAAGCTCCTGATTATTATAACGTTGTCAAAGAACCAATGGGTACGATGAACTGGACGTCTTATTAACTCTCCAGAAACGAACGATTATTATAATTCGCGATTTTTTCATGTTCGCAGATCTCACTACCATCGAGTTACGAGTCACCGATCGCAAATACAAAAAACTCAGCGAGTTTATCGGTGACATGACCAAAATATTCGACAACTGTAGATACTACAATCCGAAAGACTCTCCTTTCTACAAATGTGCCGAAGCTTTAGAATCGTATTTCGTATCCAAAGTGAAAGGTCTTCGTGATAGATTAACCGAGGCGAAATAATTCTCGTAATCATTACGAGCAGAACTTCTCATCTTCTTGTTATACGCTTCTTATTATGTCTGTTGTTCTCCCTCTATCGcccgatttttttgtttgtttttttgtttggtgGTATGTTTTATTCGTGATGACCTTTATATATTGTGCTATTATGCTactttattattctttttttcctgttttatattttaaaaaatcatgcgATTTAGAGAGAGGGGTTCCCGTTGTATTTGTCcgtttgtttttattaattattaattattatataTAGTGTGTATGCAACCTTTACTGTAAAAGGAATGTTGATTAATTATCGTTGTAAATTTATATAATGGTGTTAACATTTGAGTATATATGTACATGAATGTTGCCACTTTGTTTAATATTATCCCTTTTTTTTACGTTATATATTTTGTGTGGTCTTGTAACACGACTTTGGTATTATTTAGttacactttttttcttttttttaatttatttcctTTACTTTTTtgtattggtaatttttttttcgatatttaagtttttaaattaaacatTTTGTATTATGTaattagattttgaaagttttttgtaattagacgtaattttaattattttcccttttttctgttttttctttttctataatttcttttttcttttatttacaTGTAATATTATTTGTTCCCCTGATATTTTGGTTAATTGTGTGTATGGGAAGAGAAGTCGTACTGTTTACTTATGTGTGTGCTGGAGAACTCGAACCAGAATGTTTACCCCCTCtgatgaggaaaaaatgaataactcgaacgaaaaatttaataaaatattttttaaaaagatgaccaaacttgattgaaaaatgtaataaattgtCATCGGCGTGCGAGAaagaaatcgttgaaaaaaatttatctagTCTTTCATGATTATTATCAATGTTTGAAAGGTActtaaagatttttaaaaaagtttattttttgtagtaatttttatcCGTGtacatacatttaaaaaaaaaaaggagaaaagagcggatattttcaaaatccattcgAACGTTACGCGTTGTTTGTTTTTCGTTGTTGAATACGCGcctattacaaaaataaaaacgtatcTGTGGTAGTTTTGTAGTATGGATGTACAAAATGAAACATAGAAGTTTAATTTTGTtgtataatatgtaattttttttctttcttttttttttgtattataaatgaattaatatttataagatatttaaattatataggttttttttccaagttgtttgtttttttttatgggttgGTTGTGGGGTTTCGTTTGATGAAGGGTATGATATTGAGGAATGATTTGACAAGGACCAATGGAATTATCGGTTTCATTTCCGAATTGTTatccaataaaaatgaaaaatggtgatgattttgcagaatttttggaaaacgttGCAAAATAATACGAAATTAAAGAACTAAAGAAACATAAGTTCGCtgtgaaaaattcaagcaattttcatgaaaaaattccaaggcTCCAAccggtgaaaaaaatttgtatcttCGCTGGTAATTTACATCACCATCGTTCCTTTAGTTGGAGGGAAAACGAAAACTAGGGTACTGAAATTTCTATCGATTATTTCCCCCATCACTGACACATTTTCCTAAAGCTGGGGAGCTGCGCTggtcgttttattttttcttaggtacctactttaccAACACCACACCGCTCACAAGTTCAAAAACACATAACGTCGCTTCCCCCACTACTTTAGCTGTTAACAATTGGTTAAAATAACGCCTACTTGTCTAGTACGTACCAGATTGAATTGAAGTCGGTTTAGGTGTTGTTTTATAACAAAATTATgtgataaaaaatgtttaatatttGATAACGAATTTAAATAACCTGCTTCCTCGTAAAATTTATTTAGTACCGAAGTAAATCGGTATTCTTAAGTTGCTTTCGAGTTGTCATGTTCACCGTTCCAATTACCATGCAGAACATGAGCTGCACGTGCTTAAAACGGATATTTAAACTGAAAAGTGAGTTTATCAATGATTTATTAGTGCAGATTGCTgtattgaagtacctacctacatagaacATATTACGTATTGTTCGaatttcaaaagatgaaatgaaattcgatttggttgtttggaaaatattttcatttgaaataacTATCTAGACAATATACCAAAGGAAGTGGTCAATTTATTGATGGCCATgtcatttaataattttctccctttgaaaaaaattttaaatgagagGTTATTGAAAAACGCCAGTTCCTATTTACCTcctgtgattttcaacttactgaaaaaatataattttatagaTAACTACAGATTTGTATCCTCATTCGAGGGGTTGGAACCTGCTGGACCTAGTGTAAAAACTGAAGTACCTGGACCGAAAACCAAAAGCTATATTGAAAGGCTATCAAAAATACAGGTAGGCACGAATTTGAAGCCAAACTTAttgattacctacctagttcGTCATGTGTGTTTTTATGCAAGTTCTATGGTGTTTTTTAGCAAAGCAACTCGGTACAGTTATTCGGCGATTATGAGAAATCAATCGGAAATTATTTCGTTGACGTGGATGGTAATGTTTTATTGGATGTTTATATGCAAATATCGTCCATTCCTATTGGATATAATCATCCTGAAATAATTCAAGCTTTACAAAAGCTAGACAATGTTGTGAGTAATGATTTATGTGTGCCATTAGAATGTCAGATGTTACTGATttccacatacctacctacttaatatttattattttgtttttaactaGAAAGCAGTGGTTAATAGACCAGCTCTGGGTTACTTTCCAGGAGCTGATTGGATTCATAAATTGGAAAATGTATTATTAAATGTTGGTATTTTTCCCCCTAATAGTTGTGAACTGCACCTGTTTCAGTTTACCTGGTCTAATTACTCGTAAATACTGACGGGTctgttttttaataatcaacAGGTTGCTCCTAAAGGTTTAAATCATGTGACTACCATGATGTGTGGATCATGCAGTAATGAAAATGCGATgaagaatattttcttttggtATCAAGTGCAGCAACGTGGTGGTAGTTTTGAATTCTCACCTGCAGAACAAGCATCTTGTATGAAGAATGCCCCTCCTGGATCTCCTGATTTAACTATTTTGTCCTTCAAAGGTAGTATGATGaaattcaagtgattttttatgattttttatttggaaaGGGTGCTTAAATACTAAGTTAaatatttcatgattttttctggtttttattACCCCATTCCTCCAACTATTCTCCTgtaatattgtgaaaaaaaatatatatacctacttaagacTAAATTATACCAGCAGATGAGCACTCACAGAATTGCTTGACCTGGCacactccaatttgaatgaTTGAAGCTATACTTAATTTAGATAGGAAGAGCTTGTTTTAAAACTTCCATATAACCAAAATTTGGAatgctgaaaatcattttttaagttttgacaatttttagaaaatttttaaaaattatttcaaattttttttgaacgatttccATTTTTAAGCAACAAAATGCACCActatatgaatgaaaaaatttcaaattggatcacatattccaatttttgacaGTGCTTCCCAGTGAAAACAAATTTCCAGGAACAATTTTTATCTTGATTCTTCAAACAACAAAATGCACTAGGTACTacatatgaatgaaaaaatttcaaattggatcACTGACATATTCCAATTTCCGACAGTGCTTCCAACTCcaagtaaaaatgaatttccatcagtcttttatttttcaaaattcagctgtcaaaaaaaatatattttgtgtcattaggtcatttttttggctacttACGTTTAACCTGAAAAAGTTCCTATTTGTTTTGGGACCATTTTTGGAATCTCtgaggaatttttgatttatctcTGAAATTTTAAGTTGCCTTGGTAGTGCCAAAAATGTACTTGTCAAATAATTTCAGTGGTtaaaaattggacatttttaaaaaaaatgaggtcAGAATTCTTAATGCATTGTGTAAAATGTAACAGGTGCTTTCCATGGAAGAACACTGGGAGCATTATCTACCACTCGATCCAAATATGTACACAAAATAGATGTACCAGCTTTTGACTGGCCTGTGGCTACTTTCCCTCAGTACAAGTATCCTCTAGAAGAGAATGTTGCAGAAAACAAAAAGCAGGATAAAAACAGTTTAGAAGAAGTAAGTAACGTACATATAtgaatgaataggtacctacctacctatttttgctACATATCCCTAGTGGAATGTTAccattaaaagttgaaaatgtgttAAATTCAAAGATGCTCTTTATTGAACTTGACCTATTGTCTGCCACAGGTAGAATACTTAATCGAACAACAAAAGAAGATTGGTAAACCAGTTGCAGGTATTATTGTGGAACCCATTCAGTCCGAAGGAGGAGATAACCATGCTTCTAAAGAATTCTTCCAAGAATTACAAAAGATAACCAAAAAAGTATGTAGTCTTGTGTACCTGGACCTATATTAATTGATTTATATGTTCTGGTATACCATGTTGATGTATATTGCATACCTATACCTTTTTACAGCACAAAGTCGCCTTCTTAGTAGATGAAGTACAAACTGGTGGTGGGCCAACAGGGAAAATATGGTGCCATGAACATTTTGATCTAGATGGACCTCCCGATATAGTCactttcagtaaaaaaatgcaaattggaGGATATTACCTAAAACCTGAATTTATGTAAgtcccttgaaattttttggttaggtacctattctacaATGAGCATTTACATGAACTGGTTTCATTGTGTCAATGACATAATTTTACAGCCCTAAACAACCATTCCGAGTATTCAACACTTGGATGGGTGATCCTGGTAAAATGATCATATTAGAAgaagtattgaaaattataagaAGAGATCAACTATTAGAAAATGTCAAAGAAACTGGAAAAGTATTAATGAAAGGATTATTGgaatatcaaaataattataatggATTGATACATTCTGTACGAGGATTGGGTACTTTCATATCTTTTGATTTGCCTACCTCCGCTCAAAGAGACACTGTCGTTAATAGGTTGAAAAATAAAGGTAGGTAGTTCTagcttctaatttttttaaaaatctagcACAATGTTCTGAATTTTTAATGCATAATACATTGAAACGgattgttttttctattttttttttgcaggagtACTGAGTGGTGGTTGTGGTGATCACGCTGTTCGTTTAAGGCCTGCTTTAACCATGCAACCTAAACATGCGCatatatttttggataaattgaaaCAAGTATTGGATGAAGGAAATATCTAAATTACCTACCAAACCAAACCATTAAGCAACTCAATCATATCAAATTTAAATGATGTTTAATTGAACTGTGTGTTTGACTGTTTGTGATTGAGTATACTTATTATAGATTTTGAGATGTTTCTATCATGTATGGTATTTAGTTGTTATACTCATGGTGTACAACTGGATCTCATTTTCAAGATATTGATTTGTGTTTTCctctcaaattttatatttttcatgttaGTAGGTAATGTGAATTTCTTTGAGTAAAACATTGTCTACTGCGCTTTCCTCTGTCAATGACAAATTTTATGGCAGCTTCGCCTGATAATAATGTCTTCCTTAAATAAGtcttccaattttattttctcttatttttgtATGTTATTCTATAATAATGTTGATAaattatacctatgtacctaataaATAATTAAAGGATGAATGAGTATTATTGTATGGTAAATTTTAGtcaaatacttatttcatttcaaaggtttagaaaatttcatgaatacctattcaaaaaataaatagtcAAGGATTGGAttgaacattattttaaaagcttgtttttttcattttttgaaattaatttgaattaatttttaaaaatttgtattcagcTTATtttcccctttaaaaaaaaatccagacgAATTTGAGGAAATTGCGATAGAAATTCTtgctttcgaaaaattattagatataaaatgggtgaaaatattggcttttgatcaatttacgcataaaattttgtttttatcagTTCAAATCCATATTAGCTGTTtgtttccaatttaaaaatccattggaagctccaaaattacttTAAAGGACCACTAATTGATTTTATAGGTCAAACAGAtggtaataaattaaatttcagatttttacctATTAATGTGCTTATGAAAgatgagttttcaatttttttttttttttgtttttttacatatttttatttcactttggaTTTGAGCCCGCAGAAATGGACTCTGAATTTCAAATAGTTTGTGTTTATATTGAAATCTGGAtttgcaaatttgaattttcttttagctcttttatggcaattttttgatattggaAAAGTACCAAAGATGATTACCTACTGATTAGATTTAGAGCAAGCTGTTGCGCTACAAGTTGGCGATTTGTaaagaaataagaaattcaACCAAGAGATAGCGCTACGTCATCgatattgaaaattctaaattttcgaTGACTGATGAAGATTCGAGGTTTTACTTTATTTTCGAAGCTATATCGTAATGATGTCATTGATGCATAATACATTCGACTATATTTTAACCACTGGAGGCAGTAAATTTACCTACAATTTCATATAAGTAATTCAACgaaatactttttatttttctcaaggAAATTTACCTAGCTGGAAGATGATaaatctgtttcttttttttgtttggggtAAACAACGGGATTGGAAAAGTTTGACAAtctttaataggtaggtacctaagttgtATGCTAATTTGacattgaaatattgaatacgGTATCTATTGAAACGGATACTCGATCATGATATTATCAACACTAATGAGTACTGATAGTtataatcaaatgaaaaataagttcTGAAATAGACGACAGATCGGCTAAATTATATCACAGAATAATTATAGTTTTTAATCTTGCAATGATGAGTCACCAACCCTTATCgaatgaggaaaaatttcagtGTGCGTTCTTAAACTTTGttttttcccttgaaaaaaaaaaaaaaaaaaaaaacttggaataaattgaatattgaaagaaaaattacctcaGTACATCTTCCATAGGTAAATTtagttgaaaacttttttttttttaaattcttataaATGCAGCACATTTAAATAATGCAGCATTTTCGAGtaagaaaataaattaagaaTGACAACTTTACAACAGAACAATTGAATTCTTATCTAAATGACTACCTACCTCTGTATCTGTAACCGTATTTACGGCGCAAAAATTaggcaattctattaacatctTGATTGAAGCAACATGCAGATACCAggtaagatgaattttttattttcgggAGAACTGACAGATTGGATTTTACGATGCAAATCAAGCATATAATGTTTGAGTTTAAgtttatcaatattttgaaactttgccACGTTATTAAAGATTGAGAATGTAATGTTTGACATCGATTCCCAGTAATAGGTTGGTATATAGATTTTCATAGCAAACAGACCAGACACTACCAGTTGGAAAATCGAATTTCCATGTTATTGTTATGCATAAATGCACATTAGCTTTAAGGATTGTACTGTACATACGAAATGTAtcaatagtacctacctatttatcgAGATGTAGCATTATTACTGAATCGTTAAAAAGAAAACAGTTTCTGAAATTCATCATGTGAAATAACAaacaaatcaaaactttttattcgtCATAAAACCATTGTAAATGCGAGTACCTAACTACGAGATACCGAAAAACTggcataagtacctacataatatttcTTCTAGAGCAATATTTTACTTTAAATACctgataaaaaacaaaacatttttttttcttgaattattaccAGTCAATATGGCAACGTTTCAAACCATAATTCACTGAATTCACGAATCACCGCCGGAATAaacatatgtacctaggtacgaATAACGAAgcaccaatttttttacatgaaacTGAAACGAAATTCACCAACTATAGCTATATTTACTCACCTTGATACGTTTCTACATTTTGCGATTCATGTCCACCGTACGAGTACATCCGATGATTGGCTTCAATTTTGGTCCTTTCGACCTGATCAATGAGCCATTCCAGTCCTTCGTCAATACCATCCCCTTTAGAAGCGCTGATACCTTGAACAACCCAATTTCGATAACGAACCGACTGAAGACACAATTCGTCAGTTATT is from Planococcus citri chromosome 1, ihPlaCitr1.1, whole genome shotgun sequence and encodes:
- the LOC135834353 gene encoding ADP-ribosylation factor 3-like, which encodes MISHLFEKKKMSVMMIGLDDAGKSTVAYKLAPDKDLPNAMNITEITDELCLQSVRYRNWVVQGISASKGDGIDEGLEWLIDQVERTKIEANHRMYSYGGHESQNVETYQDTEVGSHLDKNSIVLL
- the LOC135831143 gene encoding 4-aminobutyrate aminotransferase, mitochondrial-like; the protein is MFTVPITMQNMSCTCLKRIFKLKNNYRFVSSFEGLEPAGPSVKTEVPGPKTKSYIERLSKIQQSNSVQLFGDYEKSIGNYFVDVDGNVLLDVYMQISSIPIGYNHPEIIQALQKLDNVKAVVNRPALGYFPGADWIHKLENVLLNVAPKGLNHVTTMMCGSCSNENAMKNIFFWYQVQQRGGSFEFSPAEQASCMKNAPPGSPDLTILSFKGAFHGRTLGALSTTRSKYVHKIDVPAFDWPVATFPQYKYPLEENVAENKKQDKNSLEEVEYLIEQQKKIGKPVAGIIVEPIQSEGGDNHASKEFFQELQKITKKHKVAFLVDEVQTGGGPTGKIWCHEHFDLDGPPDIVTFSKKMQIGGYYLKPEFIPKQPFRVFNTWMGDPGKMIILEEVLKIIRRDQLLENVKETGKVLMKGLLEYQNNYNGLIHSVRGLGTFISFDLPTSAQRDTVVNRLKNKGVLSGGCGDHAVRLRPALTMQPKHAHIFLDKLKQVLDEGNI